A single genomic interval of Spirosoma linguale DSM 74 harbors:
- a CDS encoding aminotransferase class I and II (PFAM: aminotransferase class I and II~KEGG: pfs:PFLU1731 putative aminotransferase): MEILKSDRLTHLKYDIRGPIYEKSLELESQGYKIISLNIGNPATFGFDAPDEIVHDIILNIRNAQGYSDSRGLFAARKAVMHHTQNIGLPGIAINDIYIGNGVSELIMLSMQALLNEGDEVLVPSPDYPLWTASVAFCGGKPVHYICDEAADWNPDLADLERKITPRTRAIVVINPNNPTGAVYEKSVLEGIARIAEKHKLIVFSDEIYDRILYDEAIHYPISKMIHETLCITMGGLSKNYRAAGFRGGWMILSGARHRAKSYIEGLTLLASMRLCANVPTQFAIQTALGGYQSINDLVMPTGRLHKQMMMAYDRMTAIPGISCVKPKGALYIFPKIDLTQFDLIDDNDFVLNLLIEQKVLVVAGNGFNYSQNDHFRIVCLPTLDELTVAMDRIEHFLESRRK; this comes from the coding sequence ATGGAAATACTTAAAAGTGATCGGTTAACACACCTCAAATACGACATTCGGGGCCCGATTTATGAAAAATCCCTCGAACTTGAGAGTCAGGGTTACAAAATTATCAGCCTTAATATTGGCAATCCGGCCACGTTCGGTTTCGACGCGCCCGACGAAATTGTCCATGACATTATTCTCAATATCCGTAATGCGCAGGGCTATTCCGACTCAAGGGGGCTTTTTGCGGCACGTAAAGCCGTTATGCACCATACGCAGAATATTGGCTTGCCCGGTATTGCCATCAACGACATCTATATTGGCAATGGTGTAAGCGAACTGATTATGCTGTCGATGCAGGCGCTTCTCAATGAGGGAGACGAAGTGCTGGTGCCCTCACCCGACTACCCACTCTGGACAGCTTCGGTAGCTTTCTGTGGCGGTAAACCGGTTCATTACATTTGCGACGAAGCGGCCGACTGGAATCCAGACCTGGCTGATCTGGAGCGAAAAATTACTCCCCGTACACGCGCCATCGTTGTCATAAACCCGAACAACCCGACGGGGGCCGTGTACGAAAAATCGGTACTGGAAGGTATTGCCAGAATTGCCGAGAAACATAAACTCATCGTCTTTTCGGATGAGATTTATGACCGTATTCTGTATGATGAAGCCATTCATTACCCGATTTCCAAAATGATACACGAAACGCTCTGTATCACGATGGGGGGCTTATCAAAAAACTACCGGGCGGCCGGTTTCCGGGGTGGCTGGATGATCCTAAGCGGGGCACGGCACCGGGCTAAATCGTACATTGAGGGGTTAACATTACTGGCCAGTATGCGCCTTTGTGCCAATGTACCCACGCAGTTTGCCATTCAAACGGCCTTGGGCGGGTACCAGAGTATCAATGATCTGGTAATGCCAACCGGGCGTCTGCATAAGCAAATGATGATGGCTTATGACCGTATGACCGCTATTCCGGGTATCAGCTGCGTAAAGCCCAAAGGAGCTTTGTACATTTTTCCAAAGATTGATTTAACCCAGTTTGACCTGATCGACGATAACGACTTCGTGCTGAACCTGCTCATTGAACAGAAAGTGCTGGTTGTGGCGGGAAATGGCTTTAACTACAGTCAAAACGACCATTTTCGTATCGTTTGCTTGCCAACTCTCGATGAGTTGACCGTAGCTATGGATCGTATTGAGCACTTCCTTGAAAGTCGCCGGAAATAA
- a CDS encoding conserved hypothetical protein (PFAM: conserved hypothetical protein~KEGG: hypothetical protein), translating into MEETKENVHRSETQSTERITQDLPKRDELLLTPDEQRIKDAFQDHDWNEIKTADSWVIFKVMAEFVEGFDKLAKIGPCVSIFGSARTKPDSPYYKMTEEIAAKLVRHGYGVITGGGPGIMEAGNKGAFEQGGKSVGLNIKLPFEQHSNIYIDPDKSINFDFFFVRKVMFVKYAQGFVVMPGGMGTLDELFEALTLIQTRKIARFPIVLVGRTYWQGLIDWITDVMLGEQQNINPEDMKLISIVDTPTEAVKVIDEFYNKYLLKPNF; encoded by the coding sequence ATGGAAGAAACTAAAGAAAATGTTCACCGCTCTGAAACGCAGAGTACTGAACGCATTACCCAGGATTTACCAAAGCGCGACGAGTTACTCCTGACACCCGATGAACAGCGTATCAAAGATGCCTTTCAGGACCACGACTGGAATGAAATAAAAACCGCCGATTCATGGGTCATCTTTAAAGTGATGGCTGAGTTTGTAGAGGGCTTCGATAAGCTGGCCAAGATTGGCCCCTGCGTGTCTATCTTCGGCTCTGCTCGTACTAAACCCGATAGTCCCTACTATAAAATGACCGAAGAAATTGCCGCTAAACTGGTGCGGCATGGTTACGGTGTCATTACGGGTGGCGGACCCGGTATTATGGAGGCTGGTAATAAAGGGGCCTTCGAGCAGGGTGGGAAGTCCGTTGGCCTGAACATCAAACTGCCGTTTGAACAGCACAGCAACATCTACATTGACCCCGACAAGAGCATCAACTTCGATTTCTTTTTCGTACGTAAAGTGATGTTTGTTAAATACGCACAGGGATTTGTCGTGATGCCCGGTGGTATGGGAACACTCGATGAGTTGTTTGAAGCGTTAACCCTCATCCAGACCCGAAAAATTGCGCGCTTCCCGATTGTGCTGGTTGGTAGAACCTATTGGCAGGGGCTGATTGACTGGATTACGGATGTGATGCTTGGCGAGCAACAAAACATCAATCCGGAAGACATGAAGCTCATCAGCATTGTTGACACACCCACCGAGGCTGTCAAAGTGATTGACGAGTTCTACAACAAATATCTACTGAAGCCTAACTTCTGA
- a CDS encoding replicative DNA helicase (TIGRFAM: replicative DNA helicase~PFAM: DnaB domain protein helicase domain protein~KEGG: gur:Gura_0928 replicative DNA helicase) yields the protein MENNARPNQHLRKPSAFAGGRQQAGNHWLDTGLGKLPPQALDLEEAVLGALMIEKDALSSVVDILKPETFYKEAHQRIYQAILTLFGNSDPIDLLTVTQQLRKTGEIELVGGGGFVSELTFRVNSAANIEYHARIVSEQALKRALIAMSSTILRDAYEDTTDVFELLDRTEQSLFKISESNIKKNYADMSTIVRMALNELETKKNQEGLTGVPSGFTNLDRVTSGWQPTELIILAARPAMGKTAFVVSALRNAAVDHGKPVAIFSLEMSAVQLVNRLISAEAEIDAEKIRKGTLAPHEWTQLHHKIQRLTEAPIFIDDTPALSILELRAKCRRLKAQHDIQMVVIDYLQLMSGDTSAGRGGNREQEIASISRALKNLAKELNVPVIALSQLSRAVETRGGDKKPQLSDLRESGSIEQDADMVCFLYRPEYYNITADENGNSTAGIGEVIIAKNRSGSLDTIQLRFINKFTKFCDLDSYFEPVQAQGFAPEVNGLSSFDSPQPSAGSVFKSKANTMSNFGNADPSQETPF from the coding sequence ATGGAGAATAACGCCCGCCCCAATCAACACCTTCGTAAACCCTCGGCTTTCGCCGGAGGTCGTCAGCAAGCCGGAAACCATTGGCTCGATACAGGCCTTGGCAAGCTGCCTCCCCAGGCTCTCGACCTTGAGGAGGCCGTACTGGGTGCGCTGATGATCGAAAAAGACGCCCTTTCGTCTGTCGTCGATATTTTAAAACCCGAAACGTTTTACAAGGAAGCCCATCAACGAATTTATCAGGCTATCCTGACGCTGTTCGGCAACTCCGATCCCATTGACCTCTTAACCGTTACACAGCAGTTACGAAAAACGGGGGAGATCGAGCTGGTAGGTGGAGGTGGCTTCGTCTCAGAACTTACGTTTCGAGTCAACTCGGCCGCTAACATTGAATATCACGCGCGGATCGTCTCGGAGCAGGCGCTGAAACGGGCACTTATTGCCATGTCGTCAACAATTCTGCGCGACGCTTACGAGGATACCACCGACGTATTTGAACTCCTCGACCGAACGGAACAGTCGCTCTTCAAGATTTCGGAATCGAACATCAAGAAGAACTACGCGGATATGAGCACCATCGTCCGGATGGCGCTTAATGAACTTGAAACGAAGAAAAATCAGGAAGGCTTAACCGGTGTACCCTCCGGATTTACGAATCTGGACCGGGTGACATCGGGCTGGCAACCGACTGAATTGATCATTCTGGCGGCCAGGCCAGCCATGGGAAAAACGGCATTTGTGGTGAGTGCGCTCCGCAATGCCGCCGTCGACCACGGAAAACCAGTGGCCATCTTCTCATTAGAGATGTCGGCCGTTCAGTTGGTAAACCGTCTAATCTCGGCCGAAGCGGAAATTGACGCGGAGAAAATCCGAAAAGGTACGCTGGCCCCGCATGAGTGGACACAGCTGCACCACAAAATCCAGCGGCTGACTGAAGCTCCTATTTTCATTGACGATACCCCTGCCCTATCCATTCTGGAACTGCGGGCTAAATGCCGACGTCTGAAAGCCCAGCACGATATTCAGATGGTGGTTATCGACTACCTTCAGCTCATGTCGGGAGACACTTCCGCCGGACGGGGTGGCAACCGCGAACAGGAAATTGCGTCGATCTCGCGGGCACTCAAAAACCTGGCGAAAGAATTGAACGTACCGGTCATTGCTCTTTCGCAGTTGAGCCGGGCCGTAGAAACACGCGGTGGCGACAAAAAACCACAACTTTCTGACCTTCGTGAATCGGGATCTATTGAGCAGGATGCCGACATGGTTTGCTTTTTGTATCGCCCTGAATACTACAACATTACGGCCGATGAAAACGGCAACTCAACTGCCGGTATTGGCGAGGTTATTATAGCCAAAAACCGGAGTGGTTCGCTCGATACGATCCAACTCCGGTTTATCAATAAGTTCACGAAATTCTGCGACCTCGATTCATACTTCGAGCCGGTACAGGCCCAGGGCTTTGCGCCCGAAGTGAATGGGTTAAGTAGCTTCGACAGTCCGCAACCTTCAGCGGGCAGCGTCTTCAAAAGCAAGGCAAACACCATGTCGAACTTTGGTAACGCCGACCCCAGTCAGGAAACACCATTTTAA
- a CDS encoding PhoH family protein (PFAM: PhoH family protein~KEGG: abo:ABO_1935 PhoH family protein): protein MVEKVITLDNVSLIDFLGVENHNIKEVAAAFPMSKIISRGNEIRIKGTTPEISRISDILDSLMEHYQKYGKITHENIQSYISHSGQPTNGSGSIPPVPPDDDEVLVYGTRGVVVRAKTDNQKRLVEAAEKHDLVFAVGPAGTGKTYTAVAIAVRALKNKEVKKIIITRPAVEAGENLGFLPGDLKEKIDPYLRPIYDALDDMIPAEKLKFYTENRIIEIAPLAYMRGRTLNNAFILLDEAQNTTSMQMKMFLTRMGPTSKAIITGDRSQIDLPNKQKSGLVESVDILKNIKGIAFVELDGRDVVRHRLVREIITAYDKAGQ from the coding sequence TTGGTCGAAAAAGTCATTACCCTCGACAATGTATCGCTCATCGACTTTCTGGGCGTAGAGAACCACAACATCAAAGAAGTGGCTGCTGCGTTTCCCATGAGCAAAATTATCTCGCGTGGCAACGAGATCCGGATCAAAGGAACAACTCCGGAAATAAGCCGTATCAGCGACATTCTGGACTCGCTGATGGAACACTATCAGAAATACGGTAAGATTACGCACGAAAATATCCAGAGTTACATTAGTCATAGCGGGCAGCCGACAAACGGCTCGGGCAGCATTCCGCCCGTTCCACCCGATGATGATGAAGTACTGGTTTATGGAACGCGGGGCGTTGTGGTCCGGGCGAAAACGGATAACCAAAAGCGCCTGGTCGAAGCCGCCGAAAAACACGATCTGGTGTTTGCCGTAGGGCCGGCCGGTACCGGAAAAACCTACACCGCTGTGGCTATTGCCGTACGGGCACTAAAGAATAAGGAAGTTAAAAAGATCATTATCACGCGTCCAGCCGTTGAAGCAGGCGAAAACCTTGGATTCCTGCCGGGCGATCTGAAAGAAAAAATCGACCCGTACCTGCGCCCAATCTACGATGCGCTCGATGATATGATTCCGGCCGAAAAACTGAAATTCTACACCGAGAACCGAATCATTGAAATTGCTCCGCTGGCGTATATGCGCGGTCGGACGTTGAATAATGCTTTCATCCTGCTCGACGAAGCGCAGAACACGACGTCTATGCAGATGAAAATGTTTCTAACGCGTATGGGGCCGACCTCCAAAGCCATTATTACCGGTGACCGCTCTCAGATTGACTTGCCCAATAAGCAAAAATCGGGTTTGGTTGAGTCTGTCGACATATTGAAAAACATCAAGGGTATTGCGTTTGTTGAGCTTGATGGTCGGGACGTAGTTCGTCACCGGCTCGTTCGCGAAATTATTACAGCGTATGATAAAGCAGGTCAGTAA
- a CDS encoding hypothetical protein (KEGG: hypothetical protein): MIKQVSNNLIKYTRTGWHWLAGSFLCLLSSFAWSQPTDETLLNRCGVVEHERILQQRNPNRLRQLTELNQLIQKAQTDGRALRQAVDETVYRIPVVVHVVHNNASQTVGGANNGNISEEQILSQIQVLNEDYRRQEGTNGFNTSDIGADARIEFYLATTDPSGNPSNGITRHYYAQKSSFDVFNDDILLSQIAYWPSNRYLNIWVTKVDNYIGYTQFPSAADTLKGLPASSNEFTDGTIIDYRYFGKRTGTVSSSSLYALGRTATHEIGHWLGLIHTWGDGNGCAEDYVADTPPTEDRSNVSVLTNCRQTYSSCVNGVQTRDLIENYMNYWPDACMNMFTAGQVARMRLVMTLSPRRAQLLKSVLSPLTETEALTVSIWPNPITTAESSIDVQLKGSQTFNLDLFDATGRQLRSYTYTNSPSTRVSVPVTGLATGVYIVRVKTGSEMVSKRLLVQ, encoded by the coding sequence ATGATAAAGCAGGTCAGTAACAACCTGATTAAGTATACACGAACCGGCTGGCATTGGCTGGCCGGTTCTTTTTTGTGTTTACTCAGCTCTTTTGCCTGGTCGCAGCCTACCGACGAAACCTTGCTTAACCGGTGCGGAGTCGTTGAACACGAACGAATTCTACAGCAGCGAAACCCTAACCGATTGCGGCAACTTACTGAGTTGAATCAGCTGATTCAGAAGGCGCAAACGGATGGCAGGGCGCTTCGGCAGGCCGTAGATGAAACGGTGTACCGGATTCCTGTAGTCGTTCACGTGGTGCATAATAATGCATCGCAGACCGTTGGCGGGGCTAATAACGGCAATATCTCTGAAGAGCAGATACTATCACAAATTCAGGTACTGAACGAAGACTATCGTCGGCAAGAGGGTACAAATGGGTTCAATACCAGCGACATTGGCGCCGACGCACGCATTGAGTTCTACCTGGCCACCACCGATCCGAGTGGTAACCCATCTAATGGAATCACCAGGCATTATTATGCCCAAAAGTCGTCATTTGATGTATTTAATGACGACATATTGCTATCTCAGATTGCCTACTGGCCCAGTAACCGATATCTAAATATTTGGGTCACCAAAGTCGACAACTACATTGGTTATACTCAGTTCCCCTCCGCAGCTGACACACTTAAAGGACTCCCCGCCAGTTCCAATGAGTTTACGGACGGCACGATCATTGACTACCGCTATTTTGGGAAGCGAACAGGAACCGTTAGTAGTTCTTCCCTGTATGCGCTGGGACGTACCGCAACGCACGAAATAGGGCACTGGCTGGGACTAATTCATACCTGGGGAGATGGCAACGGCTGTGCTGAAGATTATGTAGCTGATACCCCGCCTACAGAAGATAGATCCAATGTTTCTGTACTGACAAACTGCCGACAAACCTACTCCAGTTGCGTAAATGGCGTACAAACGCGTGACCTGATTGAAAACTACATGAATTATTGGCCCGATGCCTGTATGAATATGTTTACAGCGGGGCAGGTAGCACGCATGCGGCTGGTCATGACGTTGAGTCCCCGCAGGGCACAACTGCTTAAGTCGGTACTTTCGCCATTAACCGAAACCGAGGCCCTTACGGTAAGCATTTGGCCAAACCCAATCACTACAGCAGAATCTTCCATTGATGTACAGCTAAAAGGGTCTCAGACTTTCAACCTTGATTTGTTTGATGCTACCGGTCGGCAGTTGAGAAGCTATACATACACCAATTCGCCCAGTACGCGGGTTAGTGTACCCGTAACGGGATTGGCAACTGGTGTGTATATTGTGCGCGTGAAAACCGGTAGTGAAATGGTTAGCAAGCGCCTGCTGGTTCAGTAA
- a CDS encoding GCN5-related N-acetyltransferase (PFAM: GCN5-related N-acetyltransferase~KEGG: sit:TM1040_2995 GCN5-related N- acetyltransferase), with amino-acid sequence MISVLPISNPSDLESAFAIRRQVFVEEQHVSAREEYDEFEDTSTHFLARFEGTPCGTARWRRTSNGVKLERFAVLAAFRGKGVGNALVKAVLEDVFNQQPEPIERIYLHAQVTAMPLYAGFGFVAVGPMFEEAGIQHYKMVLPGSAFNRE; translated from the coding sequence ATGATTAGTGTTTTACCTATTTCAAACCCATCCGATCTCGAATCGGCATTTGCCATTCGCCGACAGGTTTTTGTTGAAGAGCAGCATGTTTCTGCTCGTGAAGAGTACGATGAGTTTGAGGATACAAGTACCCATTTTCTGGCCCGGTTTGAGGGTACACCCTGCGGAACTGCCCGCTGGCGACGTACATCTAACGGTGTTAAGTTAGAGCGATTCGCTGTTTTAGCCGCTTTTCGCGGGAAAGGCGTTGGCAACGCACTGGTTAAAGCTGTACTTGAGGATGTCTTTAACCAACAACCTGAACCCATCGAACGTATTTATCTGCACGCACAGGTAACCGCCATGCCGCTATATGCAGGTTTTGGCTTTGTTGCCGTTGGTCCGATGTTCGAGGAAGCGGGCATTCAGCATTATAAAATGGTACTGCCCGGCTCTGCGTTCAACAGAGAATGA
- a CDS encoding ComEC/Rec2-related protein (TIGRFAM: ComEC/Rec2-related protein~PFAM: ComEC/Rec2-related protein~KEGG: gme:Gmet_1915 DNA internalization-related competence protein ComEC/Rec2) — translation MKGNPFVRYAAALITGIVLYVYLPDWTVIPLVALLAGLGLLLWGIRRTSGKLVKPIQTASGLGGLLLLLALGWCISYQRTARNQSDNLIHLTDTLRAYEGVIMAQPEERARTFRVELAIRRGKRTSPVGDQWQPLSGRVIVYLDKAGQPMPNYGEVWLVAGSPRPIDPPLNPGEFDYKQYLSYRNIYHQQYLRPYERTILSIDPPSRITDLATRVNRWADSVFTHQVGNRAEYGIVNAMILGVRDDLDTELYRAYAAAGAVHVLSVSGLHVGILFLVLTFLLSFLIKRPRGKLLMAFLQLTILWFYALITGFSPPVLRSAAMFSLLIIANASGRQQQFINSLAASAFFILCFDPYALFSAGFQLSYLAVGGIGTWQSPLYQSITFRYKLADKIWELTAVALVAQLITFPLGVFYFHQFPTYFLLANPIVIVMSNILLPLAMTTLAFSGIPYVNELLGWLLEKTAWFLNYAVTQTGSLPGAAWDGLWISQLAMVLIYVVLFCGVALLITRDRVYLWATSLASLVVAGLTIWNDFEQTRQQRLAVHFLPHRTAVSLTDGHQSTVLTDLDANDTRSFDFYLKNTFGQWGVSDLTIIKASQTSSVTDSIPKRLACYQDRSYTLWVWHGITILLVNQLSESYYWRLPAVVDYLIIRRNALHAWNQLDGRVVARHIIFDDSNKTPLTDKLLADAKELGIACYSVRQMGAYVADL, via the coding sequence ATGAAAGGGAATCCGTTTGTTCGCTACGCGGCTGCCCTAATTACTGGAATTGTCCTGTATGTGTACTTGCCCGACTGGACAGTTATTCCGCTGGTGGCCCTGCTGGCAGGACTTGGGCTGCTCCTTTGGGGAATTCGTCGAACAAGTGGCAAACTCGTTAAGCCGATCCAAACGGCATCCGGCCTGGGTGGTCTGCTACTTCTGTTAGCGTTGGGCTGGTGTATTTCGTATCAGCGTACGGCCCGGAACCAATCCGATAACCTGATTCATCTCACGGATACACTTCGAGCCTATGAAGGTGTGATCATGGCTCAGCCGGAAGAACGGGCCAGAACATTCCGCGTGGAGCTGGCCATTCGCCGGGGAAAACGGACTAGTCCAGTAGGAGACCAATGGCAACCGCTAAGCGGCCGGGTTATCGTGTATCTGGATAAGGCGGGCCAACCCATGCCAAACTACGGAGAGGTCTGGTTAGTAGCGGGCTCGCCAAGGCCCATCGACCCACCCTTGAATCCTGGCGAGTTCGACTATAAACAGTACCTCAGCTACCGGAATATCTACCACCAGCAGTATCTGCGGCCCTACGAGCGAACTATACTGTCGATTGATCCCCCTAGTCGTATTACGGACCTTGCCACCCGTGTGAACCGCTGGGCCGACAGTGTTTTCACCCATCAGGTTGGCAACCGGGCTGAATACGGGATAGTCAACGCCATGATTCTAGGCGTAAGGGATGACCTGGATACCGAACTCTACCGGGCCTATGCCGCAGCAGGAGCTGTGCATGTACTGTCGGTGTCGGGGCTTCATGTGGGGATTCTTTTCCTTGTTTTAACCTTTTTGCTCAGTTTCCTGATTAAACGACCTCGGGGTAAACTCCTGATGGCTTTTTTACAATTAACGATCCTGTGGTTCTACGCATTGATTACAGGGTTTTCGCCCCCGGTGCTGCGATCAGCCGCCATGTTCTCGTTACTTATTATCGCCAATGCATCCGGTCGTCAACAGCAGTTTATCAACTCACTGGCCGCTTCAGCTTTTTTTATTCTCTGTTTCGACCCCTACGCCTTGTTTTCGGCTGGATTTCAGCTGTCGTATCTGGCCGTGGGTGGAATCGGTACGTGGCAGTCTCCGCTTTATCAGTCGATCACGTTTCGGTACAAACTGGCGGATAAAATCTGGGAATTGACGGCTGTTGCGCTGGTTGCCCAGCTGATTACCTTTCCATTAGGCGTTTTTTATTTTCATCAGTTCCCCACGTACTTCCTGCTGGCCAATCCGATTGTGATTGTCATGTCGAACATTCTCTTGCCGCTGGCCATGACGACATTAGCGTTTAGCGGGATTCCTTACGTAAATGAGTTGTTGGGCTGGCTATTGGAGAAAACGGCCTGGTTTCTCAATTATGCCGTTACGCAAACCGGTTCCTTGCCCGGTGCCGCCTGGGATGGACTTTGGATAAGTCAACTGGCTATGGTACTGATCTATGTCGTTCTATTTTGTGGTGTAGCCTTATTGATTACACGAGACAGGGTCTATTTATGGGCAACCAGTCTGGCTTCTCTTGTCGTTGCCGGTCTAACCATATGGAACGATTTTGAGCAGACCAGGCAACAACGGCTAGCGGTTCATTTCCTGCCTCATCGCACGGCGGTCAGCCTTACCGATGGGCATCAGAGTACTGTACTAACCGATCTGGATGCGAACGACACCCGTTCCTTTGACTTCTACCTGAAAAATACGTTTGGGCAATGGGGCGTTTCGGATCTAACCATCATTAAGGCCAGTCAAACAAGCAGCGTTACAGATTCGATACCAAAACGTCTTGCCTGTTACCAGGACCGGTCATATACGTTGTGGGTCTGGCATGGTATAACAATCCTACTGGTCAATCAATTGAGCGAATCGTATTACTGGCGATTACCGGCCGTCGTTGACTACCTCATTATCCGCCGGAATGCCCTGCATGCCTGGAATCAGCTTGATGGGCGGGTGGTTGCCCGGCACATTATCTTCGATGATTCGAATAAGACGCCCCTAACGGATAAGTTACTGGCCGACGCAAAAGAGCTGGGAATCGCCTGTTATTCGGTGCGTCAGATGGGAGCTTACGTAGCTGATTTATAA